Genomic window (Chthonomonas sp.):
CGATCAGCAAGATGTAAACCGGCAATCGCGCCGAGCAACTCATGAGCGGGGCGACCAAAATTGTCGCCAAGCGACTCTTGGGATCGGGCATCACGCGCGCCGCCATCACGCCCGGAATCGCGCAGGCGAAGCTACTCAGCAGCGGCACAAAGGCCCGCCCACTGAGGCCGCACCAACCGAGCAATTTGTCCATCAGGAACGCCGCCCTCGCAAGGTAACCGCTGCCTTCCAGCGCGGCGATCAGCGCAAACAAAATGACAATCTGCGGCAGAAAAACGAGCGCGCCGCCGATGCCCGCGATGAGGCCATCCACGAGCAGGCTTTGTAGCATGGGGTTGCCTTCGGTCCAGCCGCCGACTTTGCCGCCAAGCCAGCCAAAGAAATCCTCAATCCAGCCTTGCACCGGCCCCGCCAGCGTGTAGATCGACTGGAACAGCAGGTACATGATGCCGACGAAAATGATGAGGCCGAACACGCGGTGCGTGAGAATGCGGTCAATTTTCTTGGTCGTGCTGGTGGCGGGCTTCGGCGCGGGCACGATGACCTCTTTGCGTACCTCACCGCTATATTCGTAGCGCTGGGCGGTCGAGAGGTTGAGCGGCACGCCATTGTCGCCGGTTTCGGCTTGGCTCACCTCGACGATGGCGTCGAGCAGCTCTTTGACGCCCGCGCCCTTGTGCGCGATGACCGGCACCACAGGCACGCCAAGCAGCTGCGCCAGCGTGTCGCGGTTGTACTTGGCACCCGTTTTGGCCAGGGCGTCGGTCATGGTCAAAGCGACCACGAGCCGGGGCCGCGTCTCCGCAAGCTGAGTAAAGAAGAAAAGGTGCCGCTCCAGGTTGGTGATGTCGAGCACGTAGACCAGTACGTCGGGCGCGGGCGGCCCTTGAATCGCGTTCCACGCGACGAGTTCGTCTTCGGAAACCGCGTTGCTACTGTAGAGACCGGGGACGTCGTGGCACTCCAGGCGCACGCCACTGTGTTCGATGCGCGCGGAAACCTTCTCGACGGTGACGCCTGGGTAATTGCCGACTCGCTGATTGGAGCCGGTGAGAGCGTTGAAAAGGGAAGTTTTGCCCGCGTTGGGGTTGCCGACAAAGGCGACGTGGATCGGCTCAGCCGACATTATGAGAGCGTCGCGATGCGTTCAACTTCCAGGAAGTCCGCCTCGTTCTTTCGCACGCAGAGGCTTTGACCGCGGAAACTGATCTCGACCGGATCGCCGAGCGGCGCCACTTTCTCAACCGTGAGTTCGGTGCCGGTGACCAGGCCCATTTCCTGCAGGCGACAGGCCAGCGGCGATTCGCCATGAACTCCGACCACTCGCGCCTTATCGCCCTGCTTCAATTTGCAGAAAAGGACACAATCGCAGTGTTGGTCAGCCACAACAGTAATTTACCTCAGTGGTCGGGTCGGTGTAGGGCTTTTGCATCAGCTTTAGAACTTTAGTTTGAAGGTTTCGGGCGCGACTTCTGCGTTCAGTTTCACGTCGATTGTCCAGACGTTGGACACGGTGATTTGGCGGCCACCTTCCACAATCGGGACGCTCAGGGCGTAGCGCTTCAGGTCGCCTTCCGGCGTCGCCCACAGTTGCCAGGTTCCGGCTTCGGTGGCGAGCGGATACTCCTTGTAAGTGCCGCCGACCGAGAGCAGACCATTGGATTCCTGTTGCCAGGCGACCTTACCCCAGCAACCACGCAGGAACTCTAGGTCAATCCGGTAGCTCATCATCAGCCACAGTGGCGCGCTGTAATCGGGTAGCCGTTGCTGGCCGATCTGCACCACTTCGCCCACCGACATCGGCGCCTTGGCGCCTTCTTTCCAAACAAACTCCATGAGGCGTTCGCCGCGCGTGTTCTTGAGTTCAATCGGGGCGTCGTAGCTAAACTTCTTGCCATCGCTGGTGATCACCGTATCTTCCGGCACCGCGCCGCCGCGCACCTGGCGCAGATACACCTTGCTCGGGCGCTCAATCGCGACCGCCGAATTCACTTCCACCCGCAAGCCGTTGGCGGTGGATACGCACTTGAACGAGCCTTGAATGGTCTTGGCCTCGGCGTACCGGAAAATCACCTTACTGAGAAATTGTCCAGGCGTTTGCTGCGTCTCGGCGGGCTTATCTTGTTGAAGGAGCAAGAGGGGAAGTGTGAGGGCGATCATGTGCGAGGTTGCCAAATGTGGTCGGGCCGATCGGCGCGATGGTTCGCGAGGCGAGCCATGACGAACAGCCAATCGGAAAGACGATTGAGAAAGCGAAGGAGTTCAGGCCGATTCTCGTGAGCCAGCGCCGCGCGCTCGGCGCGACGGCATACCGTGCGGGCGACGTGCAGACGGGCCGCGAGCTCGGTTCCGCCCGGCAAGATAAAGTTGCGAAGGGGCGCGAGTTCGGCGGTGGCCGCATCAATTTGAGATTCGAGAATCGCCACGTCTGCCTCTTGTACGCTGACGATTGTTCGGGGCGTGGCTCCGATTTGGGCGAGTTCCGCGCCGAGATCAAACAGGCGGGACTGAATCTCCTGCAGCTGCTTGTGCAACTCCTCCGTGGCGATGCTCGCGGCCAAACCCAGGTGCGCGTTGAGCACATCCACCGCGCCGATGGCGTCAAAAATCGGGTCGGTTTTGGCGCGGCGTTCGTTGCCGAGCAGGCCGGTGGTACCGTCGTCGCCGGTCCTTGTGTAAATCTTCATGACCGGGTCAGGATGAGCCGCACAAACTTGGGCAGCGACTTGACCTTACTGATCTTGCTCGGATTGAGCATGAGCCGCCACAGCCATTCGAGCCGCAACGCCTGAAGCAGCTTCGGCGCGCGCTTGGTTTTGCCGGAGAACACGTCGAACGAGCCGCCGACACCCATCCCGATTTTCGCGCGGGTGATCTCCATGGTGCGCAGAATAAATTCCTCTTGGCGCGGCATGCCCATGGCGGCAAAAATCACGTCGGGTTGGGTGCGGGCAATCTCTTGCGCTACCACTTCGTCGCTGTCGGCGGGGAAAAACCCATGATGCGTGCCGACGATGTTGACGCCGGGATACTTGAGTCGCATCTTTTCGGCGGCGCGATCGGTAATGCCGGGCTCTGAGCCAATGAAATACAGCTTAATGCCCGTGCGGCTGCTGATCTCGCACAGGCGATCCACAATCTCAACGCCGCTCACCTTGCTCGGCGACTTCACGCCGGCCCGCTTCATCGCCCAAATCACGCCGACACTGTCGGCGGTGATGAGGCTTGCTTTGTGGAGCACCTCCTGAAATCGCGGCTTCTCCTCGGCGATCACCAGGGCGGTGGCGTCGGCGGTAATGACGAGCCGAGGTGTGTCCTCGCGAATCCATTTTTGCAGTTGCTCTAGCGTCTGCTCCATGTCCAACGTGCTGATCGGCGTCCCCAAAATTTGAACCGTGGGGATGAGCTCAATCGGGCGAGTGGAGGTGCTGGACATGCCTTAACAGTGTACCAGTCTACGCTTGCGAATCCGGCGGATCCGGAATCGACGCCACTCGCCGCTTACGAATATAGCCGCGCTTGAGCAACCCCTCGCGGACCAGAATTTCAATCTGCCCGTTGAGGCTTCGAAGCTCGTCATCAGCAAGTCGCTGGAGAGCTTCGAAAACCTCGGGGGTGAGCCGTAACGCGAACGGCTTCTTGTCGGCCATGGGTTAGTTCAGCGAGCCCGCATTGATGACCGGCTGAGCGTTGGTTTCGCCGCACAGCACAACCATCAGGTTGCTGACCATCTGCGCCTTGCGCTCGGTGTCCATTTCCACCAAGCCATCGGCTTCGATGCGCTTGAGAGCCATTTCGACCATGCCCACCGCACCATCCACGATGCGCTGTCGCGCGGAGATGATGGCCGCGGCTTGTTGCTTGCGGAGCATGACGCCAGCGATTTCCTGCGCGTAGGCCAGGTGCGAGAGGCGAGCCTCAATGACGCTGATCCCGGCGAGCGACAGCTTTTGCTGCAGCTCTTCGCGAAGGTGATCGCCGATTTCGTCGGTGTTGCGCATCAGCGAAATCTGATCGTCCTCGGCGTCGTAGGGGTAGCTCGTGGCCAGGTGACGCAAGGCGGTTTCGCTTTGCATGGCGACAAATTCGCCGTAGTTTTCGACCTCGAAGAGCGCCTTGTAGGTGTCGTCCACGGCCCACACGATGACGGCCGCGATCTCGACCGGGTTACCGACGTGATCGTTCACCTTCAGTTGTTGCCCGTTCAAGGTTTGAGCCCGCAGTGAGATTTTCTTCTTGGTGAAAAACGGGTTCGCCCAGTAGAAACCGTCGCCGCGCACCGTGCCCTTGTACTCGCCGAACAGCGTCATGGCCGTGGCGAAGTTAGGCTGGTTGACAAAGAAGCCGATGGGGAAGAACGTGCCGACGAGCGACATGAAAATGAGCAGGCCGACCATGGGGCCGCCGCCCTTTTCGATGTTGATCAGCGCGTAAAGCCAGATCGGGACAAGACAGAAATTGACGAAAAGCATGGGCCATCCCGAGATTGCTGCCTTCGAGATTTCCTTGCGATGTTCCAGATTGTGATTCATCACGATATCATACTGATATGAGTTTCGAAAGGTTGCAGGAATTATCTTTCCGGTTCATTTTGAGGCAACTTTTCGTGCCAAAATGAACGTACTTTGGCCATTAAACTCGCCCCTGAAATTGGAATTGACCTTGGCACCGCCAACATCCTGGTGTACCGCCGGGGCAAGGGCGTGGTGATGAACGAGCCCACCGTGGTGGCAATTAGCTCGAACAACGGCAAAGTGCTGGCCGTGGGCAACGAAGCCCGCGAAATGTTGGGCCGCACGCCGGGCAACATCCAGGCCATCCGCCCGCTGAAAGATGGCGTCATTGCCGACTTTTCGACGACCTTGAAAATGCTCGAGTACATCCTCAACAAGGTCACGGGCGTCAGTCGATTTTTCAAGCCAAAGGTGCTGATCTGTGTTCCGAGCGGCGTCACCAACGTCGAGCGTCGAGCCGTGATTATGGCGGCCAAACAAGCCGGTGCCGGGGAAGCGATGACCATTGAAGAGCCCATGGCGGCCGCCATCGGCGCGGGCTTGCCCATCTCTTCGCCCGGCGGAAACATGGTCGTGGATATCGGCGGCGGCACCACCGACATCGCCGTAATTTCGCTCGGCGGCATCGTGATCTCGCAATCGCTACGCGTGGCGGGCAACAAACTGGATGACGCAATTATCCGCCACATCCGGGCGACCTACAACCTGATGATCGGCGAACCGACGGCGGAGGAGATCAAGGTCAAAATCGGCTCGGCGTACCCGCTGCAAACCGAAATGCGGATGGAGATTCGTGGCCGCGACCTTATTGCCGGTCTGCCGAAAACCGTGGAAGTGAGCAGCGAAGAGATTCGCGAGGCGCTCAGCGACCCGGTTCGCCAGATCGCGGAGAAGCTGTGTGCGGTGCTGGAAGATACGCCGCCCGAACTCGCCAGCGACATCATTGAGCGGGGGATTTACCTCACCGGCGGCGGAGCGCTGTTGCGCGGACTCGATCAGCTGTTGCACAACGTCACCCAGATTCCGGTGCACATTGCCGAGAACGCGCTTGACTGTGTGGCCATTGGCACGGGCCGCGCGCTCGAAGAATTGTCGGCCATTCGCGCCTCGGGCGCCGTCGAAACAATATGAGAGTCTTGTTGCCGCTTGTCGTCGCGCTCGGTGCGGTTCCGGCCGTGGCCGGTGCCCCGCAGTTTGTGACTCGCGCCGAAGCCAGCATGGTGTTCGCGAAGATGGCGACGATGGTGAAGCAAGCCTCGAACGTGCAGGGCGCGGTCGCCTTCGATCGCGTGAAGGAGCCGAAGAAGCCGATCACCCGCAGCGAGGTGGTGCACGCGTACTACCTGCTTTACATGAAGGCCAAGCCTGGATTCCGCCTGACGCCGGTCATGACCAAGTTCGATCCGAAGTTGATCTCCGGCCTCGACGAAGCTGTGAAGGGCGAAGCGAAAATTCTGGCGCAGTGGGGATTCATCGGGCCGGTCGGCCCGCTGGTCACGGACATGAAGCCGCAGGTCAGCGTCCAAGTCTTCGGCGATTCGGTGGGGCTTTTCCTCTCGCGACTGGCCGACCTCACGCACACGCCGAGCAGCAAATATTCGCCAAATTTGATGATCGATCCGCCGCCCAAGCGCAAGAACTGACCTATAATCAGGGCGTGAAACTTTTCGCGCTTGCTCTTTGCGTCACCGTCGCCGCAACCAACTTCACGGCCACGCCCGACGAGTTCGACGGCAAGTCGTGGGGCAAGATTGAGCTCGGAGTGGCCACCGACGCCACGATCAAAAAGCAGTACAACACCGTCCGCAGCACGGTTCGCCCCGAAGGTTTGGGTTTGGTGCGCGCCGATGGCGGCACCAGTAGCGTGCTCTTGCAGGGCCGCGGCAGCAAAGCGCTGGCGATTGGCTTTACCCACGAGGGGTTCGCAGGCACTTTTGCCGATTGGAGCAAGGATCAAAAATGGGAGGTTCTGCACCTGCCGACCCGATTCACCGACGTCTCGGTGGCGGTCAATCCCGAGCGCGGCCAAGCCGCATTGATCAACGATCGCGATGCGATTTTGATGCTCGTGATGGCCAAGCCCGCGAACATCCAAACGATGGCGAATAGCCTGAATACAAACCCGGCGCCGGTGCGGGATATTCTCGCCGAGTTCGAAAACTCCGATCGCCGGATTCAACTGGGCCGGTCTTCGGTCAGCGTCACCATCCGCGACCTGCCCGATATCAGCCGCCGAAGCGTCGAGCGCGACGCGCAGTATGTCATTGACGACTACCGTTTCCCGAACTACGTTTCGTGGCGCAGCAGCCACGCCGGCACCATCAGCGTGACCCTCACGCTGGACTACAACACCAAGCGCGACGAGACCGAAATCCGCGCGAGCACCTCAATCTCGGGCGGAAACG
Coding sequences:
- the feoB gene encoding ferrous iron transport protein B; translation: MSAEPIHVAFVGNPNAGKTSLFNALTGSNQRVGNYPGVTVEKVSARIEHSGVRLECHDVPGLYSSNAVSEDELVAWNAIQGPPAPDVLVYVLDITNLERHLFFFTQLAETRPRLVVALTMTDALAKTGAKYNRDTLAQLLGVPVVPVIAHKGAGVKELLDAIVEVSQAETGDNGVPLNLSTAQRYEYSGEVRKEVIVPAPKPATSTTKKIDRILTHRVFGLIIFVGIMYLLFQSIYTLAGPVQGWIEDFFGWLGGKVGGWTEGNPMLQSLLVDGLIAGIGGALVFLPQIVILFALIAALEGSGYLARAAFLMDKLLGWCGLSGRAFVPLLSSFACAIPGVMAARVMPDPKSRLATILVAPLMSCSARLPVYILLIGAIIQPQFGSGWAGFTLFAMHLLGLLVAIPVVLVLNRGVLKGKRLPFVLELPRYQWPKLRDVWISMYSRAKVFVTTAGTVIVAMSILIWATTYFPRSEGRQAEWRAEYAQQAPAFREAVSEENFLAERTAENSYLGQFGRAIEPAFRPLGFDWRLSTAIVAAFPAREVVVSSMGIIFSQGAEQDEESADLRRTMQEARWPDGRKLFTPTTAVGFMVFFALCCQCMSTLAAVKRETNGWKWPAFMFFYMTALAYLGAWIVQLVG
- a CDS encoding ferrous iron transport protein A, with the protein product MADQHCDCVLFCKLKQGDKARVVGVHGESPLACRLQEMGLVTGTELTVEKVAPLGDPVEISFRGQSLCVRKNEADFLEVERIATLS
- a CDS encoding cob(I)yrinic acid a,c-diamide adenosyltransferase, translating into MKIYTRTGDDGTTGLLGNERRAKTDPIFDAIGAVDVLNAHLGLAASIATEELHKQLQEIQSRLFDLGAELAQIGATPRTIVSVQEADVAILESQIDAATAELAPLRNFILPGGTELAARLHVARTVCRRAERAALAHENRPELLRFLNRLSDWLFVMARLANHRADRPDHIWQPRT
- a CDS encoding WecB/TagA/CpsF family glycosyltransferase, with the translated sequence MSSTSTRPIELIPTVQILGTPISTLDMEQTLEQLQKWIREDTPRLVITADATALVIAEEKPRFQEVLHKASLITADSVGVIWAMKRAGVKSPSKVSGVEIVDRLCEISSRTGIKLYFIGSEPGITDRAAEKMRLKYPGVNIVGTHHGFFPADSDEVVAQEIARTQPDVIFAAMGMPRQEEFILRTMEITRAKIGMGVGGSFDVFSGKTKRAPKLLQALRLEWLWRLMLNPSKISKVKSLPKFVRLILTRS
- a CDS encoding Arc family DNA-binding protein yields the protein MADKKPFALRLTPEVFEALQRLADDELRSLNGQIEILVREGLLKRGYIRKRRVASIPDPPDSQA
- a CDS encoding SPFH domain-containing protein; this encodes MNHNLEHRKEISKAAISGWPMLFVNFCLVPIWLYALINIEKGGGPMVGLLIFMSLVGTFFPIGFFVNQPNFATAMTLFGEYKGTVRGDGFYWANPFFTKKKISLRAQTLNGQQLKVNDHVGNPVEIAAVIVWAVDDTYKALFEVENYGEFVAMQSETALRHLATSYPYDAEDDQISLMRNTDEIGDHLREELQQKLSLAGISVIEARLSHLAYAQEIAGVMLRKQQAAAIISARQRIVDGAVGMVEMALKRIEADGLVEMDTERKAQMVSNLMVVLCGETNAQPVINAGSLN
- a CDS encoding rod shape-determining protein — its product is MKLAPEIGIDLGTANILVYRRGKGVVMNEPTVVAISSNNGKVLAVGNEAREMLGRTPGNIQAIRPLKDGVIADFSTTLKMLEYILNKVTGVSRFFKPKVLICVPSGVTNVERRAVIMAAKQAGAGEAMTIEEPMAAAIGAGLPISSPGGNMVVDIGGGTTDIAVISLGGIVISQSLRVAGNKLDDAIIRHIRATYNLMIGEPTAEEIKVKIGSAYPLQTEMRMEIRGRDLIAGLPKTVEVSSEEIREALSDPVRQIAEKLCAVLEDTPPELASDIIERGIYLTGGGALLRGLDQLLHNVTQIPVHIAENALDCVAIGTGRALEELSAIRASGAVETI